From Verrucomicrobiota bacterium:
TTTGGTTGAGGACGATTTCCCCTGATGACGCAGGCTCGGTCGTACGCGCGGCAATCTCCAGAGAGTTTAATGCCTTTCGGGCATCTCCCTCACACAGGCGGGCCAGATACCGGAGGTCCTCTTCAGTTACCATTACCGGGAGGTTTTTTAATCCACGTTCATCCATTAAAGCCTTTTGCATGGCCACGAGCAGATCGTCTTCCGTCAGCGATTTAAGTTCAAAAACAAGGGAACGTGAGACTAACGGGGCATTAACGGCGAAATAGGGGTTCAGGGTGGTCGCCCCGATTAATCGAATGACCCCGCGCTCGACCTCAGGCAAAAGGAGATCCTGTTGAGCTTTATTAAAACGGTGGATCTCGTCGATAAAGACGATGGTCTGTTGTCCCGAGGTTTGTAGGCGGTTAAGTGCGACACTGAGTATCTTCCTGACTTCCGCTGTTCCAGCCTCGACCGCATTGATCGACTCAAATTTTGATTTGGTCGTGGAAGCAATGACATGGGCCAAGGATGTTTTGCCCGTACCCGGAGGCCCGAAAATAATTACGGAATTTATACGGTCAGCCTGGATCGAGCGCCGGAGTAACTTGCCCGGGCCCACAATGTGGGATTGGCCAATATATTCGTCCAATGAACGCGGCCTCATCCTTGTCGCCAGGGGTGCGGCCCCGTTCATGGGATCATGGGCAGGAGTATCCTTGGACTGGAAGAGTTCCTCGCTCATGAAGTCAACCGTGGGAGGGGGGGGTGATTAACTCCGTCCACTTTTTTCACGCTCTTTGGATATCTGGACTTTATGGCGTTTGTTTTGTTTGAGTTTAGTTTTACGTTTCCGTAGCTGCTGTAAAATAATATCTGAGACCTTGTCGATGGCTTTATAAAGATCGTCTTCGCGGTCCTCTGCGTGGATGTCAGGTCCGGGAAGGCTTAAATGGACCTTCACGACAAAACGTTTCTTCGGATTACTTTTTTCATCGTCCCAGAGAACGACATGGGCTGCGATCAGGTCAGTTTCGACATCCTCGGCATGACCGATTTTTTCAGCCACAAACGAGTGGATTGCAGAAGTGAGTTTTATGTGTCTAGGCGTAATATGAATGTGCATATCATTAATTTAATCTTTACTGGATTACATTCAACTGAATTAAGAAAAAATGTTCATTAATTCACGATATTAACCGGTGTGCCTTGGAGGAAACTGCTGATATTATGCGCCGTTATTTCGAGCAATTTGCGCCTCGCTTCAGTTGTGGCCCATGAAATATGAGGGGTGATAATACAATTTGGTGCTTTTAAAAGGGGGTTAGCCGCGATCGGGGGTTCGGTCCCGAGGACATCAACGGCGGCTGCAGCAATTTGCCCGGTCGAAAGGGCATGTGCCAAAGCACTCTCATCAATCAGGGGGCCACGTGAATTATTAATGATCCTACAGGACTTTTTCATATAGGAAATCGTTTCTGTATTAATCAACGAACGTGTTTGTGGGGTGAGGGGACAATGAAGGGTAATAAAATCAGCCGCTTGAAATGCTTCTTTGAGCGGGAGCTCGCGATAGGGGCAATCCTTTTTTGGTTCTCGTCCCGAGGTGAGGGCGACGATAATTTCCATTCCCATGGCTTGGGCGATTTTTGCGACCCGGCCTCCGATGGCACCTAGCCCGACGATGCAGAGTGTCTTACCCTCAAGTTCGATCAAGGGACTTTCCCAGAATGAATAATAAGGGCAACTGGCCCATTTTCCTTCATGCACCAAACGGTCATGGAGTCCGATCGATTGGGCTAATTCAAGCAATAATGCGATGGCAGTTTGTGAGGTCGATGCACTACTGTAAAATGGGACATTCGACACAGGAATCCCTTTTTGCCTTGCAGCCACCGGGTCGACACAATCATAACCTGTGCCCAAGACACTGATATATTTCAGGTGAGTAGCAGCCGCCATATGCTCAGCCCTGATGCGGACCTTGTTTGTCAGCACGATTTCCGCATTCTGGATGCGTTCAATGACTTGTGAAGGCATAGTCTGATCGTGGCGTGTCAAATTAACGAGGCCGGCAATCCCGTCCCAAGCGACATCACCTTTATCCAAGGGATAGGAATCGAGTACAACGGCAAGCGGTTTCAGACTCTGGGACATAATAAAAACTCCATTCTTTTTTTAAAAAAGTGAACAAACAAAAGTTTAAGCCTTCCAAACCCTTTTGAAAAGCAATACCTCCCGGAAAATCGCACAAAGGGAGGTTGCAAACAAGGGGGTATCCTCTTTAAAAGAGGGTTATTCAAATATTCTAAAATCATGGCTCCCATTATCATTTATCATAACCCCCGATGCAGTAAAAGCCGTGAGGCCCTAAAAATCCTGGAAGAAAAGCAAATTGCTTTTGAAGTGAGGGAATACCTCAAGGAGCCACCCTCCGTAGATGAAATCAGGGGTTTATTAAAAAAACTCAAGTTACCGATCAAAGACATCATCCGGACCGGGGAGGATGAATATACCAAACACGATTTAGATCAAGCCAGTGATGATGATTTGATCGGGGCAATAGCGGAATATCCTATCCTCCTCCAGCGCCCTATTGTCGTCCATGGCCAGAAAGCCGTGATTGGGCGTCCGGCCTCACAGATCGACTTGATCCTTTAGGGGAAATGCCCAATGGCTTTAAATCCCTCGAAGCCCCACCATTTTTGTGTGAAGTCCTGAATCCCTCGGGCGTGTTATCTTTCTGCTTTGCGCTTTTGGACGGAGTTGTCTATATCATCTCACATGGGAAGACAATGGTTACATGCGAAACGGGCGGTTGCCTCACTGAAAAAATCACAGGCAACGATGAAATTTGTACGGGAAATCATGATTGCTGCGAAGCTTGGCGGCTCCGATCCGGACACGAATCCCCGGTTAACCGCAGCGATGGAGAAAGCCCGCAGGGAAAGTGTCACTAGGGATGCCATAGAACGCGCCATTAAAAAAGGTGCCGGCACCGGTGAAGAAAAACTCACCCTGGAGCACATTGTTTTCGAGGGGTACGCCCCACACAAGGTTCCAGTCATTGTCGAGGCCCTCACCGATAACCATAATCGTACAGCCCCAGAAATCAGGGTTCTTTTCCGTGATGGTCTACTCGGGATCAGCGGGAGTAATAAATTCCTCTTTGACCATGTCGGCCTAGTCGAGGCTCACTGCCCTGATCCAGCTACCGATATCGAGTCAGCCGCTATCGAAGCAGGTGCCAACGATTTCCAAACCATCGGACATGCGCAGAATAATGATATTCCTGAAGGTGTCTGCGGGGCGCGATTCATCACGGAAAGAGCCGAGATTCACAATACATCCCAGTGGCTAGCCAAAAACGGGTGGACTGTGGTGACCAGTGAAATGGGGTACCTCCCGAAGAATTTCCCGACAATCACTGAGGAACAACTTGCCGAAGTCGGTGAATTCCTCCAGGCCCTCGACGACCACGATGACGTCCACCGTGTCTGGGCAGCGATTAAGTAGGGGGTTAGGAGGCAGTTCTCAGTGCGGAAGTTGCTCCTAATATATATCCACAGATACAGTCTTCTAACCTAGCACTTCGCACATAGTACCTATCGTCTTACCGCTGGAAAAAGTTTAGGGCTGACTGATTATGCTGGTCGAACGTCACTCTTCCTCACATTCTTTCTGGATTACTTCGAGATGCTCCCAGCGTGCATAGGCTTCTTTGATTTTTTTGTCCAATGCCGCAATTTGCCCTTCCAGAATAGGAATGAGCTGGGGTTCATTCTTATAGGTTTCAGGGGCACCGAGTTTTTGATTTAGGACCATATGCTCTTTTTCCAGCTTTTCGACCACGACGGGCATTTCTTCGAGTTCGCGACGTTCCCGGTTAAGGAATTTCCGGGGTTTATCTTTTTTTGATTTTGATT
This genomic window contains:
- a CDS encoding YebC/PmpR family DNA-binding transcriptional regulator: MGRQWLHAKRAVASLKKSQATMKFVREIMIAAKLGGSDPDTNPRLTAAMEKARRESVTRDAIERAIKKGAGTGEEKLTLEHIVFEGYAPHKVPVIVEALTDNHNRTAPEIRVLFRDGLLGISGSNKFLFDHVGLVEAHCPDPATDIESAAIEAGANDFQTIGHAQNNDIPEGVCGARFITERAEIHNTSQWLAKNGWTVVTSEMGYLPKNFPTITEEQLAEVGEFLQALDDHDDVHRVWAAIK
- a CDS encoding D-2-hydroxyacid dehydrogenase, yielding MSQSLKPLAVVLDSYPLDKGDVAWDGIAGLVNLTRHDQTMPSQVIERIQNAEIVLTNKVRIRAEHMAAATHLKYISVLGTGYDCVDPVAARQKGIPVSNVPFYSSASTSQTAIALLLELAQSIGLHDRLVHEGKWASCPYYSFWESPLIELEGKTLCIVGLGAIGGRVAKIAQAMGMEIIVALTSGREPKKDCPYRELPLKEAFQAADFITLHCPLTPQTRSLINTETISYMKKSCRIINNSRGPLIDESALAHALSTGQIAAAAVDVLGTEPPIAANPLLKAPNCIITPHISWATTEARRKLLEITAHNISSFLQGTPVNIVN
- a CDS encoding replication-associated recombination protein A, with amino-acid sequence MSEELFQSKDTPAHDPMNGAAPLATRMRPRSLDEYIGQSHIVGPGKLLRRSIQADRINSVIIFGPPGTGKTSLAHVIASTTKSKFESINAVEAGTAEVRKILSVALNRLQTSGQQTIVFIDEIHRFNKAQQDLLLPEVERGVIRLIGATTLNPYFAVNAPLVSRSLVFELKSLTEDDLLVAMQKALMDERGLKNLPVMVTEEDLRYLARLCEGDARKALNSLEIAARTTEPASSGEIVLNQIIFEDSIQRKSPVYDRDGDQHYDTISAFIKSMRGSDPDAALYWLAKMLEAGEDIRFIARRIVICAAEDVGMADPQALLIASAAQQITEFVGMPEARIPLAEAVIYISTAPKSNSSITSIDEALSVVRKEKIQEVPDHLKDGHYSGAEKLGHGKGYKYAHDYQDGYAPQDYMRESKSFYKPSGLGFEKKIQERLDVFKQRRIEALKKNQG
- the raiA gene encoding ribosome-associated translation inhibitor RaiA; its protein translation is MHIHITPRHIKLTSAIHSFVAEKIGHAEDVETDLIAAHVVLWDDEKSNPKKRFVVKVHLSLPGPDIHAEDREDDLYKAIDKVSDIILQQLRKRKTKLKQNKRHKVQISKEREKSGRS
- the arsC gene encoding arsenate reductase (glutaredoxin) (This arsenate reductase requires both glutathione and glutaredoxin to convert arsenate to arsenite, after which the efflux transporter formed by ArsA and ArsB can extrude the arsenite from the cell, providing resistance.), with the translated sequence MAPIIIYHNPRCSKSREALKILEEKQIAFEVREYLKEPPSVDEIRGLLKKLKLPIKDIIRTGEDEYTKHDLDQASDDDLIGAIAEYPILLQRPIVVHGQKAVIGRPASQIDLIL